One region of uncultured Sulfurimonas sp. genomic DNA includes:
- the pstS gene encoding phosphate ABC transporter substrate-binding protein PstS — protein sequence MLKKILGTALVASVLVSSSVAADKINGAGASFPAPLYYDWAFSYKKDTKNRVNYQSIGSGGGIKQISKRIVDFGASDKPLDSKKLNEEKLLQFPAAIGSIVVAFNIDGISDETLKLPNDVVADIFAGKITKWNDEKIVSNNSGVNLPNEKIIVVHRSDGSGTTYNFTYYLSKSSQNWKENFGIGKTVAWAVGIGGKGNEGVANLVKQTPNSIGYIENAYKEKNNLSAAILKTASGKWVVANEETFKAAAKYASWTKEDNFYAMLALQPGDTSYPIVAATFILLPKEKSQMNTKVAEFYNYAFNNGDLACKKLGYIPLPEATKKMVREYWKANLQ from the coding sequence ATGTTAAAAAAGATACTTGGCACTGCATTAGTTGCATCTGTTCTTGTTAGTTCATCAGTAGCTGCTGATAAAATTAATGGTGCTGGTGCATCCTTTCCTGCTCCTCTATATTATGACTGGGCATTTAGTTATAAAAAAGATACTAAAAATCGTGTTAATTACCAATCAATAGGTTCGGGTGGAGGAATTAAGCAAATTAGCAAACGAATTGTAGATTTTGGTGCATCTGATAAACCATTAGATTCTAAGAAGTTAAATGAAGAGAAACTATTGCAGTTTCCTGCAGCAATTGGCTCAATCGTTGTAGCGTTTAATATTGATGGTATTTCTGATGAAACTTTAAAGTTACCAAATGATGTTGTAGCAGATATATTTGCAGGTAAAATTACAAAATGGAATGATGAGAAAATTGTTTCTAATAATAGTGGAGTGAATCTTCCAAATGAAAAAATTATTGTGGTTCATAGATCTGATGGGTCTGGAACGACATATAATTTTACATACTATCTATCTAAAAGCTCACAAAATTGGAAAGAAAATTTTGGTATAGGTAAAACAGTTGCTTGGGCGGTTGGCATTGGAGGAAAAGGTAATGAGGGCGTTGCTAATTTAGTTAAGCAGACTCCAAATTCAATCGGTTATATAGAAAATGCTTATAAGGAAAAAAATAACTTAAGTGCAGCTATACTAAAAACTGCTAGTGGCAAATGGGTTGTTGCAAATGAAGAAACCTTTAAAGCCGCTGCCAAGTATGCAAGTTGGACTAAAGAAGATAATTTTTATGCCATGTTAGCTCTACAGCCTGGAGATACTTCTTATCCTATTGTTGCTGCTACATTTATATTGTTGCCAAAAGAGAAATCTCAAATGAACACTAAGGTAGCCGAGTTTTATAACTATGCATTTAATAATGGTGACTTAGCATGTAAAAAATTAGGATACATACCCCTTCCTGAAGCTACTAAAAAAATGGTTAGAGAGTATTGGAAAGCAAATCTTCAATAG
- the ppk2 gene encoding polyphosphate kinase 2 has protein sequence MKEEKLTKKELKKELRREEDRRHLDRDRREKKKDGKVRIWVKEEKLLYEEELEKLQVELLKFQNHVKENGLKVLMIFEGRDAAGKGGTIKRITEHLNPRGARVVALEKPSDIEKTQWYFQRYVKHLPSAGEIVLFDRSWYNRSMVEPVMGFCTEREHHKFLKDAPKFEAMIAEDEMQIFKFYFSVSKDEQAKRFKARETDPLKQYKLSPVDKESQKLWNEYSLAKYMMLSSTHTDIAPWTIVKSDDKKKARINCIKHILNFVDYPDKISSNDVKVDDDIIVYGRDEAIAMEKSFKFSLKK, from the coding sequence GTGAAAGAAGAAAAGTTAACAAAAAAAGAGTTGAAAAAAGAATTAAGAAGAGAAGAAGACAGAAGACATTTAGATAGAGATAGAAGAGAGAAAAAAAAAGATGGTAAGGTTAGAATTTGGGTTAAAGAAGAAAAACTTTTATATGAAGAAGAGTTAGAAAAACTCCAAGTTGAACTACTAAAATTTCAAAATCATGTAAAAGAAAATGGCTTAAAAGTGCTTATGATATTTGAAGGTCGAGATGCAGCTGGTAAAGGTGGAACTATAAAAAGAATCACTGAACATCTAAATCCAAGGGGTGCAAGAGTTGTAGCCTTAGAAAAACCAAGCGATATAGAAAAAACACAATGGTATTTTCAAAGATATGTAAAGCATCTGCCAAGTGCTGGTGAAATAGTTTTGTTTGATAGAAGCTGGTATAACAGATCTATGGTTGAACCTGTTATGGGTTTTTGTACTGAGCGAGAACATCATAAGTTTTTAAAAGATGCACCGAAATTTGAGGCGATGATTGCAGAAGATGAGATGCAGATTTTTAAGTTTTACTTTTCAGTATCTAAAGATGAGCAAGCAAAAAGATTTAAAGCTAGGGAAACAGACCCTTTAAAACAGTACAAACTATCGCCTGTTGATAAAGAGTCACAAAAATTATGGAACGAGTATTCACTCGCGAAATATATGATGTTAAGTTCTACTCATACGGATATAGCACCGTGGACAATAGTTAAAAGCGATGATAAGAAAAAAGCGAGAATTAACTGCATTAAACATATATTAAATTTTGTAGATTATCCAGATAAGATTTCTTCTAATGATGTAAAAGTGGATGATGATATTATAGTATATGGTCGCGATGAAGCCATAGCTATGGAAAAATCATTTAAATTTTCACTTAAAAAGTAA
- the ppk2 gene encoding polyphosphate kinase 2, protein MTTKEKDVFNIDGKQITLEELIKVYKKSSSQKNIRSKAEIKRNNEQKLKPYQAELIKLQQYLENTNQKMIILFEGRDAAGKGGTIRRVTRYMDEKHYRVVALGKPKEEQKTQWFYQKYVQHFPHSGEIVLFDRSWYNRAMVESVFDFCTQKEYEDFMNGVKGFENDLVRQGIILVKLYYSVTKDEQARRFARRKNDPLRQWKLSEIDLQAQDRWDDFTITKYNMIKQTHSHNAPWTIIRSKDKQLARLESMKVILNTVDYEGRDEHLNYSLNPEVVISGAREIEIMDAQVTSTGKFIG, encoded by the coding sequence ATGACAACAAAAGAAAAAGATGTATTTAATATAGATGGAAAACAGATAACACTCGAAGAGTTAATCAAAGTGTACAAAAAATCTAGTTCTCAAAAAAATATAAGAAGCAAAGCAGAGATAAAGAGAAATAATGAACAAAAATTGAAGCCTTATCAAGCTGAACTTATCAAACTTCAACAATATCTTGAAAACACAAATCAAAAGATGATTATTCTTTTTGAGGGTCGAGATGCTGCTGGAAAAGGCGGTACAATAAGAAGAGTTACAAGATATATGGATGAAAAACATTATCGTGTAGTAGCACTTGGAAAGCCCAAAGAAGAACAAAAAACTCAATGGTTTTATCAAAAATATGTACAACATTTTCCTCATTCAGGAGAGATAGTACTCTTTGATAGAAGCTGGTATAACAGAGCTATGGTTGAATCTGTATTTGATTTTTGTACTCAAAAAGAGTACGAGGACTTTATGAATGGTGTAAAGGGGTTTGAAAATGACCTAGTTCGTCAAGGTATAATTCTTGTAAAACTTTATTATAGTGTTACAAAAGATGAGCAAGCAAGAAGATTTGCAAGACGTAAAAATGATCCTCTAAGACAATGGAAACTTAGCGAGATAGATCTTCAAGCACAAGACAGATGGGATGATTTTACTATTACAAAATACAATATGATAAAACAAACTCATTCACACAATGCACCATGGACAATTATTAGATCAAAAGATAAACAATTAGCAAGACTTGAATCTATGAAAGTTATACTAAATACTGTTGATTATGAGGGACGAGATGAGCATCTAAACTACTCTTTAAATCCAGAAGTTGTTATTTCAGGAGCTAGAGAGATAGAGATAATGGATGCACAAGTAACAAGCACAGGTAAGTTTATAGGATAA
- the pstC gene encoding phosphate ABC transporter permease subunit PstC has translation MKTIVDKTFANLTKLIAISTLLLVAWIFVVLFQHSLESIKAFGFDFISEIEWAPNLEKFGALPAIYGSIVSTFLAMLLAVPVAIGIAIFLSELAPAKLKSPVGVSIELLAAIPSVIYGMWGLFYFVPIVRDIFGGIGISMLSAGIVLSIMILPFMAAVTRDSMNTTPDILKESAYALGGTKWDVIKDIVIPYAKAGIIGSFILALGRAIGETMAVTFVMGNVHKISSDLTQPATSIPVTLANEFTEADTGLYYSSLFELSLLLLVISFTIISIAKFYFLRRKRIA, from the coding sequence ATGAAAACAATAGTAGATAAAACTTTTGCAAATCTAACAAAACTAATAGCTATTTCAACACTTTTGCTTGTTGCATGGATTTTTGTAGTTTTATTTCAGCACTCTTTAGAGTCCATAAAAGCTTTTGGTTTTGACTTTATTAGTGAGATTGAATGGGCACCAAACTTAGAAAAATTTGGCGCACTTCCTGCTATTTATGGTTCAATTGTATCAACTTTTTTAGCGATGCTTTTAGCAGTTCCTGTAGCAATTGGAATTGCTATATTTTTAAGTGAACTAGCTCCTGCAAAGCTTAAGTCTCCTGTTGGTGTTAGTATAGAGTTGCTTGCTGCTATTCCTTCAGTAATTTACGGTATGTGGGGACTTTTTTATTTTGTTCCTATAGTTCGTGATATTTTTGGAGGGATAGGAATAAGTATGCTAAGCGCTGGTATTGTGTTAAGTATTATGATTCTTCCATTTATGGCTGCGGTAACTCGTGATTCCATGAATACAACACCAGACATACTAAAAGAGTCTGCTTATGCACTTGGTGGTACAAAATGGGATGTTATAAAAGATATTGTTATTCCTTACGCTAAAGCAGGAATCATAGGCTCTTTTATCTTAGCTCTTGGTCGTGCAATCGGTGAGACTATGGCTGTTACATTTGTTATGGGTAATGTACATAAAATATCATCTGACCTTACTCAACCTGCTACATCTATACCTGTTACATTGGCAAATGAGTTTACAGAAGCAGATACAGGTCTTTACTACTCATCTTTGTTTGAGTTATCACTTTTACTTCTTGTAATTAGTTTTACAATCATCTCAATTGCTAAGTTCTACTTCCTTAGAAGAAAAAGGATAGCGTAA
- the pstA gene encoding phosphate ABC transporter permease PstA yields the protein MTHTQKRILINKAVMILSTMSALIGIGFLFWILSILVINGIDALSMNIFTQEGAPPGYAMSGLKHALIGQLMIVGVATIVGVPLGILAGTYLSEYGQKSKLAETIRDISDIMMSAPSIVIGAFVYAIIVAPMGHFSGWAGSIALTIIMLPIILRTTDDMLQLVPSTLREAAFALGAPKYKVITQVVYRGAKAGILTGILLGVARVAGETAPLLFTSFNDNFLNTDMSEPMASLTVTMYNYATSPYEDWQQIGWAAAFILSMFILLLNILGRLFIMKKRGR from the coding sequence ATGACACACACTCAAAAAAGAATTTTAATAAACAAAGCAGTAATGATACTCTCTACAATGTCTGCACTAATTGGCATAGGATTTTTATTTTGGATACTAAGCATATTAGTTATTAATGGTATAGATGCCCTAAGTATGAACATCTTTACCCAAGAGGGAGCACCTCCTGGTTATGCTATGAGTGGTTTAAAACATGCTCTTATTGGTCAGCTTATGATTGTTGGAGTTGCAACTATAGTTGGTGTTCCTCTTGGCATCTTAGCTGGAACATATCTTAGTGAATATGGACAAAAATCAAAACTTGCAGAGACTATTCGAGATATCTCAGACATTATGATGTCAGCTCCTAGTATTGTTATAGGTGCGTTTGTCTACGCTATTATTGTTGCTCCTATGGGACATTTTAGTGGCTGGGCAGGTTCAATTGCACTAACAATAATTATGCTTCCAATCATTTTAAGAACTACAGATGATATGTTACAGCTTGTGCCATCAACACTTCGTGAAGCTGCTTTTGCTCTTGGTGCTCCAAAGTATAAAGTTATTACTCAAGTAGTTTATCGCGGTGCAAAAGCTGGAATACTTACAGGCATATTACTTGGTGTTGCTCGTGTGGCTGGAGAGACTGCTCCACTACTCTTTACATCATTTAATGACAACTTTTTAAATACTGATATGAGTGAACCCATGGCATCTCTTACAGTAACAATGTACAACTATGCTACTTCACCTTATGAAGACTGGCAACAAATAGGTTGGGCAGCAGCATTTATTCTTAGTATGTTTATTTTATTACTCAACATATTAGGAAGACTATTTATTATGAAAAAAAGAGGAAGATAA
- the pstB gene encoding phosphate ABC transporter ATP-binding protein PstB, with amino-acid sequence MATIVDITKEKALEVRDFEFTYASADAPSIKNLNMPVAKNAITALIGPSGCGKTTLLRSFNRIHDLYPGNKYNGEILFKNKNILSKQEDLINLRIQIGMIFQKPTAFPMSIYDNVAYGLRLQGIKNKTELDARVEKALKDAAIFNEVKDRLKHDANGLSGGQQQRLCIARAIAVEPEVLLFDEPTSALDPISTSGIEELIVELKERVSIIIVTHNMQQAARVSDYTGFMYLGELIELGRTEELFVTPKEKLTEEYITGKFG; translated from the coding sequence ATGGCTACTATTGTAGATATAACCAAAGAAAAAGCACTCGAAGTTAGAGACTTTGAATTTACTTATGCATCTGCTGATGCTCCGAGTATAAAAAACTTAAATATGCCTGTTGCTAAAAATGCAATCACTGCACTCATAGGACCATCAGGTTGTGGTAAAACTACTCTGCTTAGAAGTTTTAACCGTATTCATGACTTATATCCTGGTAACAAATATAATGGTGAAATTCTTTTTAAAAATAAAAATATTTTATCAAAACAAGAGGATTTAATAAATCTTAGAATTCAAATAGGTATGATTTTTCAAAAACCTACAGCATTTCCTATGAGCATCTATGACAATGTAGCTTATGGTTTAAGACTTCAAGGTATTAAAAACAAAACAGAGCTAGATGCTCGTGTAGAAAAAGCACTTAAAGATGCCGCAATATTTAATGAAGTAAAAGATAGATTAAAGCACGATGCCAATGGTCTCTCAGGAGGTCAGCAACAACGTCTTTGTATTGCTCGTGCTATCGCAGTTGAACCAGAGGTTTTGCTATTTGATGAGCCTACTTCTGCATTAGACCCAATTTCAACTTCAGGGATTGAAGAGTTGATAGTAGAACTTAAAGAGCGTGTTTCTATCATAATAGTCACACATAATATGCAACAAGCTGCACGTGTAAGTGACTATACAGGCTTTATGTATTTAGGTGAGCTTATAGAACTAGGTCGAACAGAAGAACTTTTTGTAACACCAAAAGAGAAACTTACAGAAGAGTACATTACAGGTAAGTTTGGCTGA
- a CDS encoding PhoU domain-containing protein: MSTKYNNKIQDLREMMATLLTSIVDANTISLDAYKSSDDEKYKEVQNKLSNIALQGDIIDNEIIKTFALFGPEATELRSLVAYLKMTNEIVRIGEGIKKYTSRMREHSSSMCNLEPLNATIIQLHKSTVTALEYILECFKQLDDCNIEDIFTKVMVEESKNDDLFSILEKEILTIIIDAKELSSEYVKVLGTLRKLERSCDRSVNIANLMMFASQGGEIRQYS, encoded by the coding sequence GTGTCAACAAAATACAATAACAAAATACAGGACTTAAGAGAGATGATGGCTACTTTGTTAACAAGCATTGTAGATGCAAATACTATATCTTTGGATGCTTACAAAAGTAGTGATGATGAAAAGTATAAAGAAGTACAAAACAAACTTAGCAATATAGCTCTTCAGGGCGATATAATCGACAATGAGATTATAAAAACTTTTGCACTTTTTGGTCCTGAAGCAACAGAACTTCGCTCTTTAGTCGCTTACTTAAAAATGACAAATGAAATAGTTCGCATCGGTGAGGGCATAAAAAAATATACAAGTCGCATGAGAGAGCACTCATCAAGCATGTGCAACTTAGAACCTCTAAACGCAACTATAATTCAACTGCACAAAAGCACAGTAACTGCACTTGAGTATATTTTAGAGTGTTTTAAACAACTTGATGATTGTAATATTGAAGATATTTTTACTAAAGTAATGGTTGAAGAGAGTAAAAATGATGATTTATTTTCTATTTTAGAAAAAGAGATTTTAACAATAATCATAGATGCAAAAGAGCTCTCTAGTGAGTATGTGAAAGTTTTAGGAACCCTTCGCAAACTTGAGCGTTCTTGCGATAGAAGCGTAAATATTGCAAACTTAATGATGTTTGCATCTCAAGGCGGAGAGATTCGCCAATATAGCTAA
- the glnA gene encoding type I glutamate--ammonia ligase gives MGKFVNNTEEFFTFCKENDVGFVDFRFTDIKGAWHHISYRMSAVTTSQLENGLPFDGSSIEAWQPINKSDMLLKVDIETAFLDPFTADPTVIVFCDVYDIYKKQAYERCPRSIAKATLKHAEELGIADTAYFGPENEFFMFDSVTFVDNINEAGYKVDTEEGEWNSNNPYPDMYNTGHRPGTKGGYFPVAPTDSAVDIRAEMMQVLEQVGLEVVLGHHEVAQAQHEIGIVFSDIIGAADNVQKYKYVIKMVAHLNGKTATFMPKPMFGDNGNGMHVHQSLWKDGKNLFYKEGAYANLSEMALNYTAGIFKHARAVAAFTNPTTNSYKRLLPGFEAPSILTYSSQNRSAACRIPYGAGEMATRVEMRFPDSSACPYLAFAVMMMAGLDGIQNKDIPIGPMDEDLYELSLDEIREKKIPQMPHTLRGSLEALIRDNDFLKPVFTTEFIKAYQHYRFERDVWPDEGRPTAYEFKTTYQC, from the coding sequence ATGGGAAAATTTGTTAATAATACAGAAGAATTTTTTACTTTTTGTAAAGAGAATGATGTTGGATTTGTAGATTTTAGATTTACTGACATTAAAGGTGCATGGCATCATATTAGTTATAGAATGAGTGCTGTTACTACTAGTCAATTAGAGAATGGTTTACCATTTGATGGTTCTTCTATTGAAGCATGGCAACCAATTAACAAGTCTGATATGTTATTAAAAGTAGATATAGAGACTGCTTTTTTAGATCCATTTACTGCTGATCCTACCGTTATAGTATTTTGTGATGTTTATGATATCTATAAAAAACAAGCATACGAAAGATGTCCTCGTTCAATTGCTAAAGCTACTCTTAAACATGCAGAAGAATTGGGTATAGCTGATACTGCATACTTCGGTCCTGAAAATGAATTTTTTATGTTCGACAGCGTAACATTTGTTGATAATATCAATGAAGCTGGTTACAAAGTTGATACTGAAGAGGGTGAATGGAATTCAAACAATCCTTACCCAGATATGTACAACACAGGTCACAGACCAGGAACAAAGGGTGGTTACTTCCCAGTAGCACCAACAGATTCTGCTGTAGATATTCGTGCTGAGATGATGCAAGTTTTAGAGCAAGTTGGTCTTGAAGTTGTTCTTGGTCACCACGAAGTTGCTCAAGCTCAACATGAAATCGGTATAGTTTTCTCTGATATCATCGGTGCAGCTGACAATGTTCAAAAATACAAATATGTTATCAAAATGGTAGCACACCTAAATGGTAAAACTGCTACATTTATGCCAAAACCAATGTTTGGTGACAATGGTAATGGTATGCACGTTCACCAATCACTATGGAAAGATGGTAAAAATCTTTTCTATAAAGAAGGCGCTTATGCTAACCTTTCAGAAATGGCACTTAACTATACAGCTGGTATATTTAAACATGCTCGTGCAGTTGCTGCGTTTACTAACCCAACAACAAACTCATACAAAAGACTATTACCAGGATTTGAAGCTCCAAGTATCTTAACTTACTCTTCTCAAAACCGTTCAGCAGCTTGTCGTATTCCTTATGGTGCTGGGGAAATGGCTACTCGTGTTGAGATGAGATTCCCAGATAGTTCTGCTTGTCCTTACCTTGCATTTGCTGTAATGATGATGGCTGGTCTTGATGGTATACAAAACAAAGACATTCCTATTGGTCCAATGGATGAGGATTTATACGAATTATCACTAGATGAGATTCGTGAGAAAAAAATCCCTCAAATGCCTCATACACTTCGTGGTTCATTAGAAGCACTTATTCGTGATAATGATTTCTTAAAACCTGTGTTTACTACAGAATTTATTAAAGCATATCAACACTACAGATTTGAGCGTGATGTATGGCCAGATGAAGGTCGTCCAACTGCTTATGAGTTTAAAACTACTTACCAATGCTAG
- a CDS encoding HAMP domain-containing sensor histidine kinase: MSNRITQILLQEIVNLSKKSDEKLAKKIQTVLDFYVSEQIENQKTIKQNEYFLKQWDKRNIIAHERSLQKDEMLEQQSRLAAMGEMIDSIAHQWKQPLNSISMISDMLREDFENGTVNSQYIQELDTTVHLQIDHMVSTLHEFRTFFRPSTKNEEFTIIDAMHSVEILMKDELISQNILLNIEIDEHIKLFGNKNEFKHLFINLINNSIDAYNDKNINHRNINIRCYKEDINIYIEVEDDAGGIKSEVIKDIFKANITTKAEGKGTGIGLYMSEQLVRKNHGTINVHNTKNGALFTITLRQTTI, from the coding sequence ATGTCAAACAGAATCACTCAAATATTACTTCAAGAAATTGTAAATTTATCCAAAAAATCAGATGAAAAATTAGCAAAAAAAATTCAAACTGTTTTAGATTTTTATGTAAGTGAACAAATAGAAAATCAAAAAACCATAAAACAAAATGAGTATTTTTTAAAACAATGGGATAAAAGAAATATAATAGCTCACGAAAGATCTTTACAAAAAGATGAGATGCTAGAACAGCAATCTAGACTTGCAGCAATGGGTGAAATGATAGATTCAATAGCTCACCAATGGAAACAGCCATTAAATTCCATTAGTATGATTAGCGATATGCTCAGAGAAGACTTTGAAAATGGAACTGTAAACTCACAATACATCCAAGAACTAGATACTACTGTACATTTACAGATAGATCATATGGTAAGCACTCTGCATGAATTTCGTACTTTTTTTAGACCATCTACAAAAAATGAAGAATTTACTATTATAGATGCTATGCATAGTGTTGAAATTTTGATGAAAGATGAGCTTATCTCTCAAAATATTCTTTTGAATATAGAAATAGATGAACACATAAAACTCTTTGGTAATAAAAATGAGTTTAAACACCTCTTTATAAATCTTATAAACAACTCCATAGATGCATATAATGATAAAAATATAAATCATAGAAACATAAATATAAGATGTTACAAAGAAGATATAAATATTTATATAGAAGTTGAAGATGATGCTGGTGGTATAAAAAGTGAAGTTATCAAAGATATCTTTAAAGCAAATATTACCACAAAAGCCGAAGGTAAAGGTACTGGTATAGGTCTCTATATGAGTGAGCAACTTGTACGAAAAAACCATGGAACTATAAATGTTCACAACACAAAAAATGGTGCATTATTTACAATAACCTTACGACAAACCACTATATAA
- the leuA gene encoding 2-isopropylmalate synthase, which yields MNQVRMGKYRPYPQIDLPNRQWPTKTITKAPKWCSVDLRDGNQALINPMDMNKKLELFTLLLKLGFKEIEVGFPSASKVEFDFLRRLVDDKLIPDDVTIQVLVQAREHLIKRSFEALKGVKKATVHLYNSTSTAQRKIVFKKSKEEIIALALEGVDLVKKYEKKHDGQIFLEYSPESFTGTELEFACEISNAVTARWGISDSRKVIINLPATVEMSTPNVYADQIEWMSTHLDNRENVIISTHTHNDRGTSVAATELALLAGADRVEGTLLSNGERTGNVDIITLALNMLTQGINPNLDFSNITEVLDVVERCTEMSTHARHPYVGELVYTAFSGSHQDAINKGLAYQKSSEDSFWEVPYLPIDPQDVGRTYESIIRINSQSGKGGVAFILEKNFGYQLPKAMHPEIGKIVQAVTDEKGRELSADEILKIFKKTYFKTPEHLTFIDFTVESVKKISTCTLTYNYKGKEIVSSGQGNGPIDACKHALMKNYKNKFTINSYSEHSCGDKSSAKAVAYIEIQTKDTLSCYGVGVDNDIATASIKAMFCALNRAFN from the coding sequence ATGAATCAAGTAAGAATGGGCAAATATCGCCCTTATCCACAAATAGATTTGCCAAATAGACAGTGGCCAACAAAAACAATAACAAAAGCTCCTAAGTGGTGTAGTGTAGATTTACGTGATGGTAACCAAGCACTTATTAACCCTATGGATATGAACAAAAAACTTGAACTTTTTACACTCTTACTAAAACTTGGTTTCAAAGAAATTGAAGTTGGTTTTCCATCTGCATCTAAGGTTGAGTTTGACTTTTTACGTCGTTTAGTTGATGATAAACTAATTCCTGATGATGTAACTATTCAAGTCTTAGTTCAAGCTAGAGAACACTTAATAAAAAGAAGTTTTGAAGCACTAAAAGGTGTAAAAAAAGCAACCGTGCATCTATACAATTCTACTTCTACTGCTCAAAGAAAAATAGTTTTCAAAAAGAGCAAAGAAGAGATTATAGCATTAGCATTAGAAGGTGTGGACTTAGTTAAAAAGTATGAAAAAAAACATGATGGTCAGATTTTTTTAGAGTATTCTCCTGAGAGTTTTACGGGCACTGAACTAGAGTTTGCATGCGAAATTTCAAATGCTGTAACCGCTAGATGGGGAATCTCTGATAGTAGAAAAGTTATCATAAATCTTCCTGCAACCGTAGAGATGTCAACGCCAAATGTTTACGCTGATCAAATAGAATGGATGTCAACTCACTTAGACAATCGTGAAAATGTCATCATATCAACTCATACTCATAACGATAGAGGGACTTCTGTAGCTGCTACTGAGTTAGCACTTTTAGCAGGAGCTGATAGAGTTGAGGGAACACTTTTAAGCAATGGAGAGAGAACCGGTAATGTTGATATTATAACTCTTGCTTTAAATATGTTAACTCAAGGTATAAATCCAAATTTAGATTTTTCAAACATAACTGAGGTTCTAGATGTTGTTGAGAGATGTACAGAGATGTCAACACATGCTCGCCATCCTTATGTAGGAGAATTAGTTTATACAGCATTTTCAGGCTCACACCAAGATGCTATAAATAAAGGTCTTGCTTATCAAAAAAGTAGTGAAGATAGCTTTTGGGAAGTACCTTATTTACCAATAGACCCACAAGATGTTGGTAGAACATATGAGAGTATTATCCGTATAAATTCACAATCTGGAAAAGGTGGAGTAGCTTTTATATTAGAGAAAAATTTTGGTTATCAACTTCCAAAAGCGATGCATCCTGAGATTGGAAAGATAGTCCAAGCTGTAACTGATGAAAAAGGTAGAGAATTAAGTGCTGATGAAATTTTAAAGATATTTAAAAAGACTTATTTCAAAACTCCAGAGCATCTAACTTTTATAGATTTTACAGTTGAATCAGTTAAAAAAATATCTACTTGCACTTTAACTTACAACTATAAAGGCAAAGAGATAGTATCTTCAGGACAAGGAAACGGTCCTATAGATGCTTGTAAACATGCTTTAATGAAAAACTATAAAAATAAGTTTACTATAAACTCTTACTCTGAACACTCTTGTGGCGACAAAAGCTCAGCAAAAGCTGTAGCTTATATAGAAATTCAGACTAAAGATACACTATCTTGCTATGGTGTTGGAGTTGATAACGACATAGCTACCGCATCTATAAAAGCAATGTTTTGTGCACTAAATAGAGCATTTAATTAA